The uncultured Hyphomonas sp. genome includes a window with the following:
- the cysN gene encoding sulfate adenylyltransferase subunit CysN — MRLTDDLIATDIAAYLEKHENKSLLRFITCGSVDDGKSTLIGRLLYDSKMIFEDQLASLEADSKKVGTQGENIDFALLVDGLAAEREQGITIDVAYRFFATDKRKFIVADTPGHEQYTRNMATGASTADVAILMIDARKGILTQTRRHAFITTLLGIRRLVLAVNKMDLVDYDETIFNDIVDDFYAFADELATDLEIQPIPMSALAGANITSHSDVTDWYEGPTLMEYLENVPVGDRRLNAAFRMPVQWVNRPNLDFRGFSGQIASGTVKPGDRVKSMPSGKQTTIERIVTADGDLAEAIAGQSVTLTLADEIDASRGDAIVTADDPTEVSDQFQVRVLWMNEAPLLPGRRYLLKIGAKTVTATVNAPKYGIDVNTLSDVPAKTLELNQIGVTTISLDQPITFDPYDVNRNLGGFILIDRMSNDTVGLGLIDFALRRASNIHWQSMDVDRNVLAEQKGQKPAVLWFTGLSGSGKSTIANALQKRLFALGKHTFSLDGDNVRHGLNRDLGFTDADRVENIRRVANVAKLMSDAGLITLVSFISPFRAERRMARNMMADGEFIEIHIDTPLDVAEQRDVKGLYKKARSGEIKNFTGISSPYEAPENPELLIDTVDRSPDDAAEEILDYLRENGFLGL; from the coding sequence ATGCGCCTCACCGATGATCTGATCGCCACCGATATTGCTGCCTATCTCGAGAAACACGAGAACAAGTCCCTGCTGCGTTTCATCACGTGCGGCTCGGTCGATGACGGCAAGTCCACCCTGATCGGCCGCCTCCTTTACGATTCGAAGATGATCTTCGAAGACCAGCTGGCTTCGCTGGAAGCCGACTCCAAGAAGGTCGGGACCCAGGGCGAGAATATCGATTTCGCCCTTCTCGTCGATGGTCTTGCCGCCGAGCGCGAGCAAGGCATCACGATCGATGTCGCGTATCGCTTCTTTGCAACCGACAAGCGGAAATTCATCGTCGCCGACACGCCCGGCCATGAACAGTACACCCGCAACATGGCAACCGGCGCCTCCACGGCAGACGTCGCCATCCTGATGATCGATGCCCGCAAAGGCATCCTGACGCAGACGCGCCGGCACGCCTTCATCACGACGCTGCTGGGCATCCGCCGCCTTGTGCTGGCGGTGAACAAGATGGATCTCGTCGATTATGATGAGACCATCTTCAATGACATTGTCGACGACTTCTATGCTTTCGCCGACGAACTGGCGACGGACCTCGAAATCCAGCCGATCCCGATGTCGGCGCTGGCCGGTGCCAACATCACCAGCCATTCCGATGTGACCGACTGGTATGAGGGGCCTACCCTCATGGAATATCTGGAAAACGTGCCGGTGGGTGACCGCCGCCTCAACGCCGCCTTCCGGATGCCGGTTCAATGGGTGAACCGTCCGAACCTCGATTTCCGCGGCTTTTCCGGGCAGATCGCCTCCGGCACCGTCAAGCCCGGCGACCGGGTCAAATCCATGCCCTCCGGCAAGCAGACCACAATCGAACGGATCGTCACGGCTGACGGGGACCTCGCCGAAGCGATTGCCGGCCAGTCGGTGACGCTGACGCTGGCAGATGAGATCGACGCCTCCCGCGGCGATGCGATCGTTACCGCTGACGACCCGACCGAGGTGTCCGACCAGTTCCAGGTTCGGGTCTTGTGGATGAACGAGGCCCCGCTCCTGCCGGGCCGGCGTTACCTGCTCAAGATCGGCGCCAAGACCGTCACGGCAACCGTGAACGCTCCGAAATACGGGATCGACGTCAACACCTTGTCGGATGTTCCGGCAAAGACGCTCGAACTCAACCAGATCGGTGTGACGACGATCTCGCTCGACCAGCCGATCACGTTTGACCCCTATGACGTCAACCGCAATCTCGGCGGTTTCATCCTGATCGACCGGATGAGCAACGACACGGTCGGCCTGGGTCTGATCGACTTTGCGTTGCGCCGGGCATCCAACATTCATTGGCAATCCATGGATGTGGACCGCAACGTACTGGCGGAACAGAAAGGCCAGAAACCAGCTGTGCTCTGGTTCACCGGCCTGTCAGGCTCGGGCAAGTCGACGATTGCCAACGCCCTTCAGAAGCGCCTGTTTGCCCTTGGCAAGCACACCTTCTCGCTGGACGGCGACAATGTCCGCCACGGCCTGAACCGCGATCTCGGCTTCACCGATGCGGACCGCGTTGAGAACATCCGCCGTGTGGCCAACGTCGCCAAGCTGATGTCCGATGCCGGCCTGATCACGCTCGTCTCCTTCATCTCGCCCTTCCGGGCAGAGCGGCGCATGGCCCGCAACATGATGGCAGACGGCGAGTTCATTGAGATCCATATCGACACGCCACTCGACGTCGCCGAGCAGCGAGACGTCAAAGGCCTCTACAAGAAGGCGCGTTCTGGAGAGATCAAGAATTTCACCGGTATATCGAGCCCTTATGAAGCACCCGAGAATCCGGAACTCCTGATTGACACGGTGGACAGGAGCCCTGATGACGCTGCCGAGGAAATTCTGGACTACCTCCGGGAGAATGGTTTCCTTGGCCTCTGA
- the cysD gene encoding sulfate adenylyltransferase subunit CysD, with protein MPKLTHLDRLEAESLHIIREVAAECENPVMLYSVGKDSAVMLHLAMKAFYPSRPPFPLMHVDTTWKFREMIEFRDRKAAEMGMDLIVHVNEDGVKDNIGPFSHGSAVHTDVMKTQGLKQALDKYKFSAAFGGARRDEEKSRAKERIFSFRSAEHRWDPKRQRPEIWNLFNTRINQGESIRVFPLSNWTELDIWQYIRREGIEIVPLYFAAERPVVNWNGVDIMVDDDRMPEELAKTAVMKSVRFRTLGCYPLTGAVESTAATLDEIIQEMLLTTTSERQGRVIDVDQSASMEKKKQEGYF; from the coding sequence TTGCCCAAACTAACCCACCTCGACAGGCTGGAAGCCGAAAGCCTTCATATCATCCGCGAAGTTGCCGCTGAGTGCGAAAACCCAGTGATGCTATATTCCGTCGGGAAGGACTCGGCCGTGATGCTGCATCTGGCGATGAAGGCATTCTACCCGTCCCGCCCACCCTTCCCGCTGATGCATGTGGATACGACGTGGAAGTTCCGCGAAATGATCGAGTTTCGCGACCGCAAGGCTGCCGAGATGGGCATGGACCTGATTGTCCACGTCAATGAAGACGGTGTGAAGGACAATATCGGCCCCTTCTCGCACGGCTCGGCTGTCCACACGGACGTGATGAAGACGCAGGGGCTGAAACAGGCGCTCGACAAGTACAAGTTCAGCGCGGCCTTCGGTGGGGCCCGCCGGGACGAAGAGAAGTCCCGCGCCAAGGAGCGTATCTTCTCGTTCCGCTCAGCCGAACACCGCTGGGATCCGAAGCGCCAGCGCCCTGAAATCTGGAACCTGTTCAATACCCGCATCAACCAGGGCGAGAGCATCCGCGTCTTTCCGCTGTCGAACTGGACGGAGCTCGACATCTGGCAATATATCCGCCGAGAGGGCATTGAGATCGTGCCGCTCTATTTCGCGGCTGAGCGCCCCGTCGTGAACTGGAACGGCGTCGACATCATGGTCGATGACGACCGTATGCCGGAAGAACTGGCCAAGACGGCCGTCATGAAATCCGTCCGCTTCCGGACACTTGGCTGTTACCCGCTGACCGGCGCAGTGGAGAGCACCGCCGCCACCCTCGACGAAATCATCCAGGAAATGCTTCTGACCACGACGTCCGAGCGCCAGGGCCGTGTGATCGACGTCGACCAGTCCGCCTCCATGGAAAAGAAAAAACAAGAGGGCTATTTCTAA
- the glmS gene encoding glutamine--fructose-6-phosphate transaminase (isomerizing), translating to MCGIVAISGKEPVADRLIDGLKRLEYRGYDSAGIAVIAENGLDRRRAPGKIVNLESLLREYPMNATTGIAHTRWATHGKPNESNAHPHMAGGVAIVHNGIIENFRELRDTLQAAGRTFESETDSEVVAQLLDQKISAGADPVDAFEATLAELEGAFALAVIFDGHVGLMMGARRGSPLVLGYGDGEMYLGSDAIALAPFTRDVTYLEEGDWCVLTPDSFDIRNARGERVNRKRVASAVNDALIERGEYDHFMLKEIHEQPESIARSIMPYVDQVTGTLDIGAVATASFTAADRAVAIACGTAYYAAFTAKYWFEQAARLSLETDIASEFRYRQPVLPQSGPALFVSQSGETADTLAALRYCRQNGTTGIAIVNVPESSIAREAGAVVPTHAGPEIGVASTKAFTAQLSVLAVMALAAARARGHLLPGDEARAVKNLLALPRKVTEALEAQEQIAGIAKTLTQASDVLFLGRGRYYPLALEGALKLKEVSYIHAEGYAAGELKHGPIALIEQGLPVVVVAPKDELFEKTISNVEEIRARGAEVILISDDAGIAMAGNRADHVIRLPDGDDFTLPILAAIPLQLLAYYVAVAKGTDVDQPRNLAKSVTVE from the coding sequence ATGTGCGGTATTGTCGCGATTTCTGGAAAAGAGCCTGTTGCTGATCGGTTGATCGACGGACTGAAGCGCTTGGAATATCGCGGCTATGACAGCGCAGGCATCGCAGTCATTGCAGAGAACGGTCTGGACCGGCGCCGCGCACCCGGCAAGATCGTCAATCTGGAATCCCTGCTCCGCGAATACCCTATGAATGCCACCACCGGCATCGCACACACACGCTGGGCAACTCACGGCAAGCCAAACGAAAGCAATGCCCATCCGCACATGGCCGGCGGTGTCGCGATCGTCCACAACGGCATCATCGAGAATTTCCGTGAGCTTCGGGACACCCTGCAGGCTGCCGGACGGACGTTTGAATCCGAAACCGACTCCGAAGTGGTCGCCCAGCTGCTGGACCAGAAGATCAGCGCCGGCGCCGACCCGGTCGACGCATTTGAGGCCACGCTGGCCGAACTTGAGGGCGCGTTTGCCCTTGCCGTCATCTTCGATGGACATGTCGGCCTGATGATGGGCGCCCGGCGCGGCAGCCCGCTGGTGCTCGGCTATGGTGACGGAGAGATGTATCTCGGCTCCGACGCCATTGCGTTGGCGCCGTTCACACGTGACGTGACCTATCTGGAGGAGGGTGACTGGTGTGTCCTCACGCCGGATAGTTTCGACATCCGCAATGCACGCGGTGAGCGGGTGAACCGCAAGCGTGTGGCATCCGCCGTCAATGATGCCCTGATTGAGCGCGGCGAATACGACCACTTCATGCTCAAGGAAATCCATGAGCAGCCGGAATCGATCGCGCGGTCGATCATGCCTTATGTGGATCAGGTGACCGGCACGCTGGACATCGGCGCCGTGGCCACCGCATCTTTTACCGCAGCGGACCGCGCTGTCGCGATTGCCTGCGGCACGGCTTACTACGCCGCGTTCACGGCGAAATACTGGTTTGAACAAGCAGCCCGGCTGTCGCTCGAAACAGATATCGCGTCTGAGTTCCGCTACCGCCAGCCGGTGCTGCCTCAGTCTGGCCCGGCCCTGTTTGTCAGCCAGTCTGGCGAGACCGCCGACACGCTGGCCGCGCTGCGCTACTGCCGCCAGAACGGGACGACAGGGATCGCCATCGTCAACGTACCGGAAAGCTCCATCGCGCGCGAAGCTGGCGCCGTGGTGCCGACCCATGCAGGGCCTGAAATCGGCGTTGCCTCAACCAAGGCCTTTACAGCACAGCTGTCGGTTCTGGCGGTCATGGCGCTTGCCGCCGCACGGGCCCGTGGCCACCTGCTGCCGGGCGATGAGGCCAGGGCAGTGAAGAACCTGTTGGCCCTGCCGCGCAAAGTCACCGAGGCGCTGGAAGCCCAGGAACAGATCGCCGGGATTGCAAAGACACTGACGCAGGCCAGTGATGTGCTCTTCCTTGGCCGGGGACGTTACTATCCCTTGGCGCTGGAAGGAGCATTGAAGCTGAAGGAAGTCTCCTACATCCACGCCGAAGGCTATGCGGCAGGGGAATTGAAGCATGGCCCCATTGCCCTGATCGAGCAGGGGCTGCCGGTTGTCGTCGTCGCCCCGAAGGATGAGCTGTTCGAAAAGACAATTTCAAATGTCGAGGAAATCCGGGCGCGCGGCGCTGAAGTGATCCTGATTTCCGACGATGCCGGTATCGCCATGGCGGGCAACCGGGCGGACCATGTGATCCGCCTCCCGGACGGCGATGATTTTACGCTGCCGATCCTGGCGGCGATCCCGCTGCAGCTGCTGGCTTATTACGTCGCGGTGGCAAAAGGCACCGACGTCGACCAGCCGCGCAACCTCGCGAAATCGGTCACGGTCGAATAG
- a CDS encoding S8 family peptidase encodes MQLRKQRLRHLKMVLVLAVAGPSLALLGACASGGGGGSTVTPASPPPPPPPAPPPPPPPPPFPSEIAPPSSFETSEYTQTGGLPVIGASAAYSIGATGSGIKVAVIDTGTIDNHPDLQGAFVQTFDVCADTDCSGYDSNGDPITTTRQPDDIDTGGHGTLVSGVIAARRQDNYATVIDEGKGIQGIAFESSIVSVRADSPGSCALTGEDEGCNFRDTALVRAIQYAVDQGVSVINMSLGGEIDGDQTLENAVRSAAAAGVLVVISAGNEAEPAVDDGMGNITPAVGGEPTEPAYIAGQDQSLGRVVAVGSIDLNRVISDFSNRAGDDAKNYYILAPGEDVVTTGLDDDIMVPDLPSCADTTSNQCRDTDDVPDYWRVSGTSFSAPYVAGALALMLQTFPNLKDKPEVALQILLDTADDYVDTDLDPITGTAAGEGVDDVSGVGILNLVRAFAPQGQQTLDFGTEKVSIDAALAPSGGAFGDWASNSGALNGLVFQDKYERGFLLDANAVSAQLPADMTGNRMVDFATRADWAAGETHSVRAGNLSFNWTQARLYDDPTAPYQEDPESTFQMRYSFGANEVEVGRGGSLTRLAPDVSLLNEPGVGNAFSTGGAWAKFSHHLGQGLVMDFFSAEQRGRSQSGFRFGRDKPRWSYRFGATFVEDANTALGGSVQARFGAEDQTRMTAYALEGAWLAGQRWTLSSGVEMASVDLPGVNVSDVWTSRWSLGASRPAGPGRLSLIVAQPWRAETGSIALNAPVGIDVSGALIHQTINAGLTPSGRQVDFETRYGFKLVGGWTGETAAVVSTSPNHIAGAKEESALWFRLSTDW; translated from the coding sequence ATGCAGTTGAGGAAACAGCGGTTACGTCACCTGAAGATGGTGCTTGTCCTGGCAGTTGCCGGACCGTCCCTTGCCTTGCTCGGCGCGTGCGCCAGCGGGGGTGGCGGCGGTTCCACCGTTACACCCGCGTCGCCGCCTCCGCCACCCCCTCCGGCGCCGCCACCTCCGCCTCCACCACCGCCGTTTCCGTCAGAGATCGCACCGCCTTCTTCATTCGAAACAAGTGAATACACCCAGACCGGCGGGTTGCCGGTGATCGGAGCTTCAGCTGCCTACTCGATCGGGGCGACGGGATCCGGCATCAAGGTCGCGGTGATTGATACGGGGACAATCGATAATCACCCGGACCTGCAGGGGGCGTTTGTCCAGACCTTTGATGTCTGCGCCGATACGGATTGCAGCGGATACGATTCGAACGGGGATCCGATCACAACCACCCGGCAGCCGGACGATATCGATACAGGCGGCCACGGTACGCTGGTGTCAGGTGTGATCGCCGCGCGCCGGCAGGACAATTACGCGACTGTTATCGACGAAGGAAAGGGTATTCAGGGCATCGCTTTTGAATCGTCCATCGTATCGGTCCGTGCGGACAGCCCGGGAAGCTGTGCCCTGACGGGGGAGGACGAAGGCTGCAATTTCAGAGATACTGCTCTCGTCCGCGCCATTCAGTATGCTGTTGACCAGGGCGTCAGTGTTATCAACATGTCACTGGGCGGCGAAATTGATGGCGATCAGACATTGGAAAATGCTGTGCGCAGCGCGGCCGCGGCAGGGGTCCTCGTTGTCATATCTGCTGGGAATGAAGCAGAGCCAGCCGTGGATGACGGGATGGGAAATATCACCCCGGCGGTCGGCGGAGAACCGACGGAACCCGCCTATATCGCCGGACAGGACCAGTCGCTGGGGCGGGTCGTGGCGGTCGGCTCGATTGATCTCAACCGCGTTATTTCAGACTTCTCGAACCGCGCAGGCGATGATGCGAAGAATTACTACATCCTCGCCCCAGGTGAAGACGTCGTCACGACCGGACTTGATGATGACATCATGGTGCCCGATTTACCGTCATGTGCTGACACGACCAGTAACCAGTGCCGGGATACAGACGATGTACCTGATTACTGGCGGGTCTCGGGAACGTCTTTCTCGGCACCTTATGTTGCCGGCGCACTGGCGTTGATGCTGCAGACTTTCCCGAACCTCAAAGATAAGCCCGAGGTCGCACTGCAGATCCTGCTGGATACGGCGGATGATTATGTCGATACGGATCTCGACCCGATCACCGGAACAGCGGCGGGCGAGGGGGTCGATGACGTATCTGGCGTTGGCATCCTCAATCTCGTCCGGGCCTTTGCACCACAGGGTCAGCAGACACTGGACTTTGGCACGGAGAAGGTTTCCATTGATGCCGCGCTGGCGCCGAGCGGCGGCGCTTTCGGGGATTGGGCCTCAAATTCGGGCGCGCTGAACGGACTGGTCTTCCAGGACAAGTATGAACGGGGCTTCCTGCTGGACGCCAACGCCGTCTCGGCGCAATTGCCGGCGGACATGACCGGTAACCGGATGGTCGATTTTGCGACGCGGGCCGATTGGGCTGCGGGTGAAACGCATTCGGTCCGGGCGGGCAATCTGTCCTTCAACTGGACGCAGGCACGTCTGTATGACGATCCGACAGCACCGTACCAGGAAGACCCGGAATCGACGTTCCAGATGCGCTACAGTTTCGGCGCCAACGAAGTGGAAGTTGGCCGTGGGGGCTCGCTCACCCGGCTGGCGCCGGACGTGTCGCTACTGAACGAACCGGGCGTCGGCAATGCGTTCTCGACCGGCGGTGCCTGGGCGAAATTCAGCCACCATCTGGGGCAGGGCCTCGTGATGGACTTCTTCTCTGCCGAGCAGAGGGGACGCAGCCAGTCCGGCTTCCGGTTCGGCCGGGACAAGCCGCGCTGGTCTTACCGGTTCGGCGCGACCTTTGTCGAAGATGCGAACACCGCACTCGGCGGATCGGTGCAGGCGCGCTTCGGCGCGGAAGACCAGACACGGATGACGGCCTATGCGCTGGAAGGTGCCTGGCTAGCGGGGCAGCGCTGGACGCTGTCTTCCGGCGTGGAGATGGCAAGCGTCGACCTGCCGGGTGTGAACGTGAGCGATGTGTGGACCAGCCGCTGGTCCCTCGGCGCAAGCCGTCCGGCCGGACCGGGGCGCCTCAGCCTGATTGTTGCCCAGCCATGGCGGGCGGAAACGGGGTCGATCGCGCTCAATGCGCCGGTCGGCATCGACGTATCCGGCGCCCTGATCCATCAGACGATCAATGCCGGCCTGACCCCCAGCGGGCGGCAGGTGGATTTTGAAACGCGCTACGGCTTCAAGCTGGTGGGCGGCTGGACTGGCGAGACGGCGGCCGTGGTGTCGACATCGCCGAACCATATCGCGGGTGCGAAAGAGGAGAGTGCCCTTTGGTTCAGGCTATCGACAGACTGGTAA
- the metK gene encoding methionine adenosyltransferase, giving the protein MKLSSHEFTSESVSEGHPDKVADQVSDAIVDLFLAKDPTAKVAVETLTTTNKIVLAGEVRTNNGAVVTEDEMNEAARNVVKRIGYEQDGFHWKNLTIDNLVHGQSAEIAQGVEAGQGLFKEEGAGDQGIMFGYATNETPELMPATLVYSHQILQKLAALRHSGARPQLEPDAKSQVTLQYEGSKPVGVNALVVSHQHGKDVSQDELREIIRPVVQEVLPEGWFPPEDKFYVNPTGRFHIGGPDGDAGLTGRKIIVDTYGGAAPHGGGAFSGKDPSKVDRSAAYATRYLAKNVVAAGLAERCTIQVSYAIGVAQPLSIYVDTHGTGKADEDRIAKMLRELFDLSPKGIRNHLQLDRPIYSPSAAYGHFGRQAGENGTFSWEKTDLTSELARLAN; this is encoded by the coding sequence ATGAAACTCTCCAGCCACGAATTCACCTCCGAAAGCGTTTCGGAAGGGCATCCGGACAAAGTCGCAGACCAGGTTTCGGACGCGATTGTCGACCTGTTTCTGGCAAAGGACCCGACGGCCAAGGTCGCCGTGGAAACACTGACCACAACCAACAAGATCGTGCTGGCTGGCGAAGTGCGGACAAACAATGGCGCCGTCGTCACCGAAGACGAAATGAACGAAGCGGCCCGCAATGTGGTCAAGCGGATCGGCTATGAGCAGGACGGCTTCCACTGGAAGAATTTGACGATCGACAATCTCGTCCACGGCCAGTCCGCCGAGATCGCCCAGGGCGTGGAAGCCGGCCAGGGCCTGTTCAAGGAAGAAGGCGCGGGCGACCAGGGCATCATGTTCGGCTACGCCACCAATGAGACGCCGGAACTGATGCCGGCGACGCTGGTCTATTCCCATCAGATCCTCCAGAAACTGGCCGCGCTGCGCCATTCCGGGGCGCGTCCGCAGCTGGAGCCGGACGCCAAGAGCCAGGTCACGCTGCAATATGAAGGCTCGAAACCTGTCGGCGTGAACGCGCTCGTCGTCTCCCACCAGCACGGCAAGGATGTCAGCCAGGACGAACTGCGCGAAATCATCCGCCCGGTCGTTCAGGAAGTTCTGCCGGAAGGCTGGTTCCCGCCGGAAGACAAGTTCTACGTGAACCCCACCGGCCGCTTCCACATCGGCGGCCCGGACGGCGACGCCGGCCTTACCGGCCGCAAGATCATCGTCGACACCTATGGCGGCGCGGCCCCGCATGGCGGCGGTGCCTTCTCCGGCAAGGACCCGTCCAAGGTGGACCGTTCGGCGGCCTATGCCACACGCTACCTTGCCAAGAACGTCGTCGCGGCTGGCCTGGCCGAGCGCTGCACGATCCAGGTCAGCTATGCCATCGGCGTCGCACAGCCGCTGTCGATTTATGTCGATACGCATGGCACCGGCAAAGCCGACGAAGACCGCATCGCCAAGATGCTCCGCGAATTGTTCGACCTGTCGCCGAAAGGCATCCGCAACCATCTTCAGCTGGACCGGCCGATCTATAGCCCGAGCGCGGCCTACGGCCATTTCGGCCGCCAGGCGGGCGAAAACGGGACCTTCAGCTGGGAAAAAACGGACCTGACGTCGGAGCTTGCACGCCTCGCCAACTAG
- a CDS encoding formyltetrahydrofolate deformylase: MTTGDHILTLSCPDRVGIVATLARLMEAHDCFIASSRTFGDSESGQFFARLVFRAPAGGDVPLSLLGDIEEAGEELEADWSVAPVGQRMRTLLLVSKSDHCANTLLYASRRKELPIDVVGIVSNNETLKDQFAHFGLPWFHIPVTATTKPEAEARLFHVIEETGADLIVLARYMQVLSDDACRELEGRCINIHHSFLPSFKGARPYHQAHARGVKVIGATAHYVTADLDEGPIITQVTETIDHTYTPADMIETGRHLEGTALLRAVKAHAEHRVFSHAGRTIVFAR; the protein is encoded by the coding sequence ATGACAACCGGTGATCATATCCTGACATTGTCCTGCCCGGACCGGGTCGGGATCGTCGCGACGCTGGCCCGCCTGATGGAGGCGCATGACTGTTTCATTGCGTCCTCCCGCACCTTTGGCGATTCCGAGTCCGGGCAGTTCTTTGCCCGGCTCGTCTTCCGCGCGCCTGCGGGCGGAGACGTGCCGCTCAGCCTGCTGGGCGACATCGAGGAAGCGGGTGAGGAGCTGGAAGCCGACTGGAGCGTCGCCCCGGTCGGCCAGCGCATGCGGACACTGCTGCTGGTCTCGAAGTCAGACCATTGTGCCAACACGCTGCTCTACGCATCCCGCCGCAAGGAGCTGCCGATCGACGTGGTCGGAATCGTGTCGAACAATGAGACGCTGAAAGATCAGTTCGCCCATTTCGGCCTGCCCTGGTTCCACATCCCGGTGACGGCCACGACAAAGCCTGAAGCTGAAGCGCGGCTCTTCCACGTGATTGAGGAAACCGGTGCGGACCTGATCGTGCTCGCCCGTTACATGCAGGTGCTCAGCGATGATGCCTGCCGGGAACTGGAGGGCCGGTGCATCAACATCCACCATTCCTTCCTGCCGAGCTTCAAGGGCGCCCGCCCCTATCATCAGGCCCACGCCCGCGGTGTGAAAGTCATCGGTGCCACCGCCCATTACGTCACCGCAGACCTGGATGAAGGCCCGATCATCACCCAGGTCACCGAAACCATCGACCATACCTACACCCCCGCCGACATGATCGAGACCGGCCGCCATTTGGAAGGCACGGCCCTTCTGCGCGCCGTCAAGGCGCACGCAGAGCACCGCGTTTTCAGTCATGCAGGCCGGACTATCGTCTTCGCCAGATAA
- the ahcY gene encoding adenosylhomocysteinase has protein sequence MAKTYHVADITLADFGRKEIAIAETEMPGLMAAREEFGAEQPLKGAKIAGSLHMTIQTAVLIQTLEALGADVQWVSCNIYSTQDHAAAAIAANGTPVWAYKGETLEEYWDYTDRLFHWHDGTAPNLILDDGGDATLYLVLGEKAEADASVISKPSSDEERALFAQIRKRMEASPGWFAKTKAGIKGVSEETTTGVNRLYQMEKRGELPFPAINVNDSVTKSKFDNKYGCKESLVDAIRRGTDVMMAGKKAFVAGYGDVGKGSAASLSGSGARVSVSEVDPICALQAAMDGFEVLTMEEAAPKFDIFVTTTGNKDIITVDHMRAMKDMAIVCNIGHFDNEIQVEGLRNFEWTNIKPQVDMITFPDGKRIILLSEGRLVNLGNATGHPSFVMSASFTNQTLAQMELWTRGHEYENKVYTLPKHLDEKVAMLHLEKLGVQLTELSREQADYIGVNTVGPFKPEHYRY, from the coding sequence ATGGCTAAGACGTATCACGTCGCGGACATCACCCTCGCAGATTTCGGACGCAAGGAAATCGCGATTGCCGAAACAGAAATGCCGGGCCTGATGGCCGCGCGCGAAGAGTTCGGCGCTGAGCAGCCCCTGAAGGGCGCCAAGATTGCCGGCTCGCTGCACATGACGATCCAGACAGCCGTCCTGATCCAGACACTGGAAGCGCTCGGCGCCGACGTGCAGTGGGTATCCTGTAATATCTACTCCACACAGGACCACGCCGCCGCGGCCATCGCCGCCAATGGCACGCCGGTCTGGGCCTATAAGGGCGAGACGCTGGAAGAGTACTGGGACTACACCGACCGCCTGTTCCACTGGCATGACGGCACCGCCCCGAACCTGATCCTCGACGATGGCGGCGACGCGACGCTGTACCTGGTCCTCGGCGAGAAAGCCGAAGCAGACGCCTCCGTGATCTCCAAGCCATCCTCGGATGAAGAGCGCGCCCTGTTCGCCCAGATCAGGAAGCGGATGGAAGCCTCCCCGGGCTGGTTCGCGAAGACCAAGGCTGGCATCAAGGGCGTCTCCGAGGAGACGACCACAGGCGTTAACCGCTTGTATCAGATGGAAAAACGCGGCGAACTGCCCTTCCCGGCGATCAACGTCAATGACAGCGTCACCAAGTCGAAATTCGACAACAAATATGGCTGTAAAGAAAGCCTGGTCGACGCGATCCGCCGCGGTACGGACGTGATGATGGCTGGCAAGAAAGCTTTCGTCGCCGGCTATGGCGATGTCGGCAAAGGCTCGGCGGCCTCTCTGTCCGGCTCCGGCGCCCGCGTGTCAGTGTCCGAGGTCGACCCGATCTGCGCCCTGCAGGCTGCAATGGACGGCTTCGAAGTGCTGACGATGGAAGAAGCTGCGCCGAAATTCGACATCTTTGTCACCACCACAGGCAACAAGGATATCATCACGGTCGACCATATGCGCGCGATGAAAGACATGGCGATCGTGTGTAATATCGGCCACTTCGACAATGAGATTCAGGTCGAGGGCCTGCGGAATTTCGAATGGACGAACATCAAGCCCCAGGTCGACATGATCACCTTCCCGGATGGCAAGCGCATCATCCTCCTGTCGGAAGGCCGCCTTGTGAACCTCGGCAATGCCACGGGCCACCCGTCCTTCGTGATGTCGGCCTCGTTCACGAACCAGACACTCGCCCAGATGGAGCTGTGGACACGCGGGCATGAGTACGAGAACAAGGTCTACACCCTGCCCAAGCATCTCGATGAGAAGGTTGCCATGCTGCACCTTGAAAAACTTGGGGTTCAGCTGACCGAACTGTCGCGTGAACAGGCCGACTATATCGGCGTGAACACGGTCGGCCCGTTCAAGCCGGAACACTACCGGTACTAG